One genomic window of Bartonella sp. HY038 includes the following:
- the hisD gene encoding histidinol dehydrogenase, which translates to MVLVLRQQNNDFEAKFKQFLGSKREVSQDVDDVVRAVIHHVRENGDEALIEYSLQFDRIDLRETGIAISQQDIETAAASIDSDTMAALQLAHDRIKAYHQHQLPQDKKFSDDLGVELGWRWTAVESVGLYVPGGTASYPSSVLMNAVPAKVAGVERLVMVVPTPDGKINPLVLAAAKLAGVDEIYRVGGAQAIAALAYGTQTIAPVAKIVGPGNAYVAAAKRQVFGIVGIDMIAGPSEILVLADKNNNADWIAADLLAQAEHDVAAQSVLITDDEVFAKEVEKAVEAQLKIRKRAKIAEQSWRDFGAIILVDNFQNAMPLVNRFAAEHLELAVQDPDALLPMIRNAGAIFLGSYTPEVIGDYVGGSNHVLPTARSARFSSPLSVFDFMKRSSVMKLNAEQLRVLGPAAIRIAEEEGLDGHAYSVAVRLNL; encoded by the coding sequence ATGGTTCTTGTTCTTCGTCAACAAAACAATGATTTTGAAGCAAAATTTAAACAATTTCTCGGCTCTAAAAGAGAAGTATCCCAAGATGTTGACGATGTTGTGCGCGCTGTTATCCATCATGTGCGCGAAAATGGTGACGAAGCCCTAATTGAATATTCCCTGCAATTTGATCGCATTGACCTTCGCGAAACGGGCATTGCAATAAGCCAACAGGATATTGAAACTGCTGCTGCAAGTATTGATAGTGACACAATGGCGGCGTTGCAACTTGCCCATGACCGCATCAAGGCCTATCATCAGCACCAATTGCCACAGGACAAAAAGTTTAGCGATGATTTGGGAGTTGAACTGGGTTGGCGGTGGACAGCGGTTGAATCTGTTGGGCTTTACGTACCAGGTGGCACAGCAAGCTATCCAAGCTCGGTATTGATGAATGCCGTTCCTGCAAAAGTTGCGGGTGTAGAGCGCCTTGTTATGGTGGTACCAACCCCTGATGGCAAAATTAACCCCTTGGTGCTTGCCGCTGCAAAGCTTGCCGGCGTTGATGAAATTTATCGTGTTGGCGGTGCACAAGCGATTGCTGCCCTTGCCTATGGTACACAAACCATTGCACCTGTTGCCAAGATTGTTGGGCCCGGCAATGCCTATGTAGCCGCAGCAAAGCGCCAAGTATTTGGCATTGTTGGCATTGATATGATTGCTGGCCCTTCTGAAATTTTGGTACTAGCGGACAAAAATAATAATGCTGATTGGATTGCAGCTGACCTATTAGCGCAAGCTGAGCATGATGTTGCAGCTCAATCAGTACTTATCACCGATGATGAGGTTTTTGCAAAAGAAGTTGAAAAAGCGGTTGAAGCGCAACTCAAAATACGCAAACGCGCAAAAATAGCCGAGCAGAGTTGGCGTGATTTTGGTGCAATTATTTTGGTTGATAATTTTCAAAATGCAATGCCGCTGGTTAATCGCTTTGCGGCTGAACATCTGGAACTTGCCGTACAAGACCCAGATGCTTTATTGCCAATGATACGCAATGCTGGCGCAATTTTTCTTGGCAGTTACACGCCTGAAGTTATTGGTGATTATGTTGGCGGTTCAAACCATGTTTTACCAACGGCGCGTTCTGCTCGTTTTTCTTCTCCGCTTTCGGTTTTTGATTTTATGAAACGCAGCTCAGTGATGAAATTAAATGCCGAACAATTGCGCGTGCTTGGACCAGCCGCCATTCGCATTGCTGAAGAAGAAGGGTTAGACGGCCATGCTTATTCGGTGGCAGTGCGGTTAAATCTTTAA
- a CDS encoding F0F1 ATP synthase subunit gamma, with amino-acid sequence MASLKDLRDRIASVKATQKITKAMQMVAAAKLRRAQEAAEAARPYSQRMASVLANIAANVSPEDAPRLMAGTGNDQVHLVVVCTAERGLCGGFNSQIARHAREYIRTLLQDGKQVKLITVGKKGADILKRDFSKLIIDHVDLRDAKQVGFAHAQRISNKIVNLFNDGGFDVCSLFYSEFKSVINQEPTRLQLIPASAGDVVADNADVNGALYEYEPDAASILDELIPRNLTVQVFRALLENAAGEMGAKMSAMDNATRNAGDMINRLSITYNRQRQAQITTELIEIIAGAEAL; translated from the coding sequence ATGGCTTCGCTAAAAGATCTCAGAGACCGTATCGCCTCAGTTAAGGCGACGCAAAAAATTACCAAGGCGATGCAAATGGTCGCCGCGGCAAAATTGCGTCGCGCCCAAGAGGCAGCTGAGGCTGCGCGTCCATATTCTCAGCGTATGGCATCTGTTCTTGCCAATATCGCTGCTAATGTAAGCCCAGAAGATGCACCGCGTTTAATGGCAGGTACAGGCAATGATCAAGTTCATCTTGTTGTTGTTTGTACAGCTGAGCGCGGTCTTTGCGGCGGCTTTAATTCGCAAATTGCGCGTCATGCTCGTGAATATATCCGCACTCTTTTGCAAGATGGTAAGCAGGTAAAACTGATTACTGTTGGTAAAAAAGGCGCAGATATTCTAAAGCGTGACTTTAGCAAGCTTATTATTGATCATGTTGATTTGCGTGATGCCAAACAAGTTGGTTTTGCTCATGCACAGCGTATTTCCAACAAGATTGTCAACTTGTTTAATGATGGTGGATTTGACGTTTGTTCATTGTTTTATTCCGAATTTAAGTCGGTTATAAATCAAGAGCCAACCCGTTTGCAACTCATCCCAGCAAGTGCAGGTGACGTTGTTGCAGATAATGCTGATGTCAATGGCGCGCTTTATGAATATGAACCAGATGCTGCATCTATTCTTGATGAGCTTATCCCACGAAATTTAACTGTTCAGGTATTTCGGGCATTGCTTGAAAATGCTGCCGGTGAAATGGGTGCTAAGATGAGCGCTATGGATAATGCAACGCGTAATGCTGGCGATATGATCAACAGATTGTCGATCACCTATAACCGCCAACGTCAGGCGCAGATTACAACAGAATTAATTGAAATTATCGCAGGTGCTGAAGCGCTGTAA
- the atpD gene encoding F0F1 ATP synthase subunit beta — MDTSKGHVGRVKQIIGAVVDVQFDEHLPLILNAIETTNLGNRLVLEVAQHLGENTVRCIAMDSTEGLVRGQEVTDTGAPISVPVGEGTLGRIMNVIGEPVDEVGPIVASATRAIHQPAPEYVEQSTESEILVTGIKVVDLLAPYAKGGKIGLFGGAGVGKTVLIMELINNIAKAHGGYSVFAGVGERTREGNDLYYEMIDSKVNVDPKEHDGSAEGSKCALVYGQMNEPPGARARVALSGLTVAEYFRDAGQDVLFFVDNIFRFTQAGSEVSALLGRIPSAVGYQPTLANEMGALQERITTTNKGSITSVQAIYVPADDLTDPAPATSFAHLDATTVLSRSIAEKGIYPAVDPLDSSSRMLDPLVVGEEHYEIARQVQTILQRYKSLQDIIAILGMDELSEEDKLTVARARKIERFLSQPFHVAEVFTGSPGKLVALEDTIKGFKGLCAGDYDHLPEQAFYMVGSIEEAIEKAQRLAAEAA, encoded by the coding sequence ATGGATACATCAAAAGGTCATGTCGGTCGCGTCAAGCAGATTATCGGTGCTGTCGTTGACGTTCAGTTCGATGAGCATCTACCGCTCATTCTTAACGCCATTGAAACAACAAATCTCGGTAATCGTCTTGTTCTCGAAGTTGCACAGCATCTTGGTGAAAATACTGTTCGTTGTATTGCTATGGACTCGACTGAAGGTCTTGTTCGCGGTCAAGAAGTAACAGACACTGGTGCCCCGATTTCAGTTCCAGTTGGTGAAGGTACGCTAGGTCGTATCATGAACGTTATCGGTGAGCCTGTTGATGAAGTCGGTCCGATTGTTGCTTCTGCAACACGCGCTATTCACCAGCCAGCTCCAGAATATGTTGAGCAATCAACAGAATCTGAAATTCTCGTCACTGGTATTAAGGTTGTTGATCTTCTCGCACCTTATGCAAAGGGTGGTAAGATCGGTCTTTTCGGTGGTGCGGGCGTTGGTAAAACCGTTCTCATTATGGAGCTCATCAACAATATCGCGAAAGCCCATGGTGGTTATTCGGTATTTGCCGGTGTTGGTGAACGTACCCGTGAAGGTAACGATCTTTATTACGAAATGATTGACAGTAAGGTAAATGTTGATCCTAAGGAACATGATGGTTCCGCAGAAGGTTCAAAATGCGCCCTCGTTTACGGTCAGATGAATGAGCCTCCTGGGGCTCGTGCTCGTGTGGCTTTGTCAGGTCTAACCGTTGCTGAATATTTCCGTGATGCTGGACAGGACGTTCTTTTCTTCGTGGATAATATTTTCCGCTTTACACAAGCAGGTTCTGAAGTGTCAGCGCTTCTTGGCCGTATTCCATCAGCTGTTGGTTATCAGCCAACCCTTGCTAATGAAATGGGCGCTTTGCAAGAGCGTATTACAACTACCAACAAGGGTTCGATTACTTCAGTGCAGGCTATTTACGTTCCTGCCGATGACTTGACCGATCCTGCACCTGCAACATCATTTGCTCACTTGGATGCAACAACTGTTCTTTCACGTAGCATTGCTGAAAAGGGTATTTATCCTGCGGTGGATCCACTTGATTCATCAAGCCGTATGCTTGACCCACTCGTAGTTGGTGAAGAGCATTATGAAATTGCCCGTCAAGTGCAGACCATTTTGCAGCGTTATAAGTCATTGCAAGATATTATCGCAATTCTTGGTATGGATGAGCTATCAGAAGAAGATAAGCTGACTGTTGCTCGTGCACGTAAGATTGAACGCTTCTTGTCACAGCCATTCCACGTAGCTGAAGTATTTACTGGTTCACCGGGTAAGTTGGTTGCTCTTGAAGACACGATTAAAGGCTTTAAGGGTCTTTGCGCAGGTGATTACGATCACCTTCCAGAACAAGCTTTCTACATGGTTGGTTCTATTGAAGAAGCAATCGAAAAAGCTCAGCGTCTTGCTGCCGAGGCTGCTTAA
- a CDS encoding Xaa-Pro peptidase family protein — MGLYFSTEEFKKREARLIEKMTIDKLDAVVLFSQESLYWLTGFDTFGFCFFQCLIVKANGEKVLLTRLPDLRQAQETSTIKNIVIWRDRENANPAFDLRNLLNDMELLGCRIGLEYRSYGLDGASCRLVDEQLTSFAKIVDISGLIDHLRLIKSQEEITYIKKAAQLSDDVLDAALPKIQAGSDEGDILAAMISANFIGGGDFPANDYIIGSGKDALLCRSKTGRRKLDDNDQLTLEWAGAYRHYHAPMLRTILIGTPTPRHHQLYDAAFEAILAIQTAMKPGAIFSGIFDTFTAVMEKHDLTRHRLSSCGYSIGARFAPTWMEMEHFEAESPFEIAPDMTLFAHAMVFDSDSGTAMTLGASYLIDEEGAKPLSRHTLNPILR; from the coding sequence ATGGGTTTATATTTTTCTACTGAAGAATTTAAAAAGCGTGAAGCCCGCCTAATCGAAAAAATGACGATTGATAAGCTTGATGCCGTGGTACTTTTTTCACAAGAAAGTCTTTACTGGTTGACGGGCTTTGATACATTTGGCTTTTGTTTCTTTCAATGCCTTATTGTTAAAGCTAATGGTGAAAAAGTATTATTAACGCGTTTACCAGATTTGCGCCAAGCACAAGAAACATCAACAATCAAAAATATTGTTATTTGGCGTGACCGTGAAAACGCCAATCCCGCCTTTGATTTACGCAATCTTTTAAACGATATGGAGCTTTTGGGTTGTCGTATTGGTTTGGAATATCGCTCCTATGGTCTTGATGGTGCAAGTTGCCGCCTTGTTGACGAGCAATTGACCAGCTTTGCCAAAATTGTTGATATTTCTGGTTTGATTGACCATCTACGCTTAATAAAAAGCCAAGAAGAGATTACCTACATTAAAAAAGCTGCGCAATTATCCGATGATGTGCTTGATGCGGCTTTACCCAAAATTCAAGCAGGCAGCGATGAAGGTGATATTTTAGCTGCTATGATTAGCGCTAATTTTATTGGTGGCGGTGATTTTCCCGCCAATGATTATATTATTGGTTCAGGTAAAGATGCGCTTTTATGTCGTTCCAAAACCGGTAGACGCAAGCTTGATGACAATGACCAATTAACCCTTGAATGGGCCGGAGCCTATCGCCACTACCATGCTCCGATGTTGCGCACTATATTGATCGGCACTCCAACACCGCGCCATCACCAGCTTTATGATGCAGCATTTGAAGCCATTTTAGCTATTCAAACGGCAATGAAACCAGGGGCAATATTTTCTGGTATTTTTGATACATTTACCGCCGTTATGGAAAAGCATGACTTAACGCGCCATCGTTTGAGTTCTTGCGGCTACTCCATTGGTGCCCGCTTTGCACCAACATGGATGGAAATGGAACATTTTGAAGCAGAAAGTCCGTTTGAAATTGCACCCGACATGACGCTTTTTGCCCATGCTATGGTTTTTGATTCAGATAGTGGTACAGCAATGACTCTAGGCGCTTCTTATCTTATTGATGAAGAAGGTGCAAAGCCGCTGTCACGCCACACGTTAAATCCAATTTTGCGTTAA
- a CDS encoding tRNA-binding protein — MKVIDFADFEKVDIRVGKIIEAETFPQARKPAYKLLIDFGADIGLKKSSAQITNHYQLDDLVGKLVLAVVNFPPRQIGPFMSEVLTLGLPDEKGDVVLLTPDKTVPLGGRMF, encoded by the coding sequence ATAAAAGTGATTGATTTTGCAGATTTTGAAAAAGTTGATATCCGTGTTGGCAAGATAATTGAAGCTGAGACTTTTCCGCAAGCACGTAAGCCTGCTTATAAATTGCTGATTGATTTTGGCGCTGACATTGGCCTTAAAAAATCATCGGCACAAATTACCAATCATTATCAGCTTGATGATCTTGTTGGAAAGTTGGTTTTAGCGGTGGTCAATTTTCCGCCACGCCAGATTGGCCCTTTTATGTCTGAAGTGCTAACGCTTGGACTTCCCGATGAAAAAGGCGATGTTGTGTTGCTAACTCCCGATAAAACGGTACCACTTGGTGGACGCATGTTTTAA
- a CDS encoding low molecular weight phosphatase family protein translates to MDHFLPKISQPSSVLFVCGMNSIRSPIAEALMHHLFPKIYVASAGVNRGERDPFASAIIAEEGLSLDSHNPRGLEDLSDGFFDLIITLTPQAHHAVLEEMRSFSVDVEYWPMPDPALATGSREQILDAYRSVREVLKKRILERFTSMSE, encoded by the coding sequence ATGGATCATTTTTTACCAAAAATATCACAACCAAGCTCAGTGCTTTTTGTGTGCGGCATGAATTCCATCCGCTCGCCTATCGCAGAAGCTTTAATGCATCATCTTTTCCCCAAAATTTATGTCGCATCAGCCGGCGTTAATCGCGGTGAGCGCGATCCATTTGCATCAGCCATTATAGCCGAAGAAGGTCTATCGCTTGATAGCCATAACCCACGCGGATTGGAAGATTTATCCGATGGTTTCTTTGACCTTATCATTACGCTAACGCCGCAGGCTCACCATGCGGTATTAGAAGAAATGCGCTCTTTTTCAGTCGATGTTGAATATTGGCCAATGCCAGATCCTGCTTTAGCAACGGGCTCACGCGAGCAAATCTTAGATGCCTATCGCAGCGTGCGTGAAGTTTTAAAAAAACGTATTTTAGAACGCTTTACCTCTATGAGCGAATGA
- a CDS encoding 2-dehydropantoate 2-reductase — protein MERPRILVLGAGGIGGYYGGRLAEIGGDVTFLVREKRQANIEQNGLVIASPAGNAIIKAKTILASELQPNYDFIFLTCKAYDLDDAIAAIAPAMGEGASLVPFLNGMAHMDRLNEIFGKANVLGGSVIIQATLGQDGVIHHLNNTATLVFGEQDGGLSERTEMLDSAFNGAKGLQVSAVPDILQRMWNKWVQLSAFAGMTCLMRASLGDINRAHGGREAMSRYIITNAEIAAHYGFAVNADAFDAIKHFLLDDQSVGTSSMLRDIEQGNRVEGDQILGDLLQRAEAANIKHPILELAYSHVKAYEERKKRETSPR, from the coding sequence ATGGAACGACCAAGAATACTGGTTTTAGGTGCTGGCGGAATTGGTGGCTATTATGGCGGGCGTCTTGCCGAAATTGGCGGCGATGTTACTTTTTTGGTTCGTGAAAAGCGACAAGCTAATATTGAACAAAACGGGCTTGTCATTGCAAGTCCTGCAGGCAATGCAATTATCAAGGCAAAAACCATACTTGCTAGCGAGTTGCAGCCAAATTATGATTTCATATTTTTAACCTGTAAAGCCTATGATCTTGATGACGCTATCGCCGCTATTGCTCCGGCTATGGGGGAGGGGGCATCGCTTGTTCCGTTTTTAAATGGCATGGCGCATATGGATAGATTGAACGAAATTTTTGGCAAGGCCAATGTTCTTGGTGGTTCAGTTATTATTCAGGCAACGCTTGGGCAAGATGGTGTTATTCACCACCTTAATAATACAGCAACATTGGTTTTTGGTGAGCAAGATGGCGGTTTGAGTGAACGCACTGAAATGCTGGATAGTGCTTTTAATGGTGCTAAAGGATTACAAGTTTCAGCCGTTCCTGATATTTTACAAAGAATGTGGAATAAATGGGTGCAGCTATCGGCTTTTGCCGGCATGACTTGCCTTATGCGTGCAAGCCTTGGCGATATTAATCGCGCCCATGGCGGACGTGAAGCCATGTCGCGCTATATCATAACCAATGCGGAAATTGCCGCCCATTATGGATTTGCGGTTAATGCAGATGCTTTTGATGCTATAAAGCATTTTTTGCTCGATGATCAATCAGTTGGCACATCTTCAATGTTGCGCGATATAGAACAGGGCAATCGTGTCGAAGGCGATCAAATTTTAGGCGACCTTTTACAACGCGCCGAGGCTGCAAATATAAAGCATCCAATTCTTGAGCTTGCCTATAGCCATGTCAAAGCATATGAAGAGCGTAAAAAACGTGAAACTAGTCCACGTTAA
- the atpA gene encoding F0F1 ATP synthase subunit alpha: MDIKPSEISQILKEQIKNFGQEAEVSEVGQVLSVGDGIARIYGLDNVQAGEMVEFPGGIRGMALNLEADNVGAVIFGPDRNISEGDTVRRTKSIVDVPVGPELLGRVVDALGNPIDGKGPINAKERRRVDVKAPGIIPRKSVHEPMSTGLKAIDALIPVGRGQRELVIGDRQTGKTAIILDTFLNQKSVHDAGPEKDKLYCIYVAVGQKRSTVAQFVKVLEERGALEYSIVVAATASEPAPMQYLAPFAACAMGEYFRDNGKHALIAYDDLSKQAVAYRQMSLLLRRPPGREAYPGDVFYLHSRLLERAAKLNDDNGAGSLTALPVIETQANDVSAYIPTNVISITDGQIFLETNLFYQGIRPAVNVGLSVSRVGSSAQIKAMKQVAGSIKGELAQYREMAAFAQFGSDLDAATQRLLNRGARLTELLKQPQFSPLKTEEQVCVIFAGVNGYLDKLAVNQVGKFEQGLLALLRTEHKDILEGIRDQKQVTDELKGKLVELLGNYAKNFA, translated from the coding sequence ATGGATATTAAACCGTCGGAAATATCGCAAATCCTAAAAGAGCAAATTAAGAATTTTGGCCAAGAGGCTGAAGTTTCTGAAGTTGGTCAGGTATTGTCTGTGGGTGATGGTATTGCCCGTATTTATGGTCTTGATAATGTTCAGGCCGGTGAAATGGTTGAGTTCCCCGGTGGTATCCGTGGTATGGCGCTCAATCTTGAAGCTGATAATGTTGGTGCCGTTATTTTCGGACCTGACCGTAATATCAGTGAAGGTGACACTGTTCGCCGTACCAAGTCGATTGTGGATGTGCCAGTTGGCCCAGAATTGCTTGGCCGCGTCGTTGATGCACTTGGTAATCCAATTGATGGCAAAGGTCCAATCAATGCAAAGGAACGCCGCCGCGTCGATGTGAAAGCACCTGGTATCATTCCACGTAAGTCTGTTCATGAGCCAATGTCAACCGGTCTTAAAGCCATTGATGCGCTTATTCCAGTTGGTCGCGGTCAGCGCGAATTGGTTATTGGCGATCGTCAAACTGGTAAGACTGCAATTATTCTTGATACTTTCCTTAACCAGAAGTCAGTGCATGATGCAGGTCCTGAAAAAGACAAGCTTTATTGCATTTATGTTGCGGTTGGTCAAAAACGTTCAACCGTTGCACAATTTGTGAAGGTTTTGGAAGAACGCGGCGCTCTTGAATACTCAATCGTTGTTGCAGCTACCGCTTCTGAACCAGCTCCAATGCAATATTTGGCTCCATTTGCAGCTTGTGCAATGGGCGAGTATTTCCGTGATAATGGCAAGCACGCTCTTATCGCTTATGATGATTTGTCTAAGCAAGCTGTTGCTTATCGTCAAATGTCCTTGCTTCTTCGTCGTCCGCCAGGCCGCGAAGCTTATCCAGGTGACGTTTTCTATTTGCACTCACGCCTTTTAGAGCGCGCTGCAAAGCTTAACGACGATAATGGCGCAGGTTCATTAACCGCGTTGCCAGTTATTGAAACTCAAGCAAATGACGTTTCTGCCTATATTCCAACCAATGTGATCTCGATTACCGATGGTCAGATTTTCTTGGAAACCAATTTGTTTTATCAAGGTATTCGCCCTGCTGTTAACGTTGGTCTTTCCGTATCACGCGTTGGTTCATCAGCGCAGATCAAGGCAATGAAACAAGTTGCAGGTTCGATTAAGGGTGAGCTTGCTCAGTATCGTGAAATGGCTGCCTTCGCGCAGTTCGGTTCGGATCTTGATGCGGCAACCCAGCGTTTGCTTAACCGTGGTGCCCGTTTGACTGAGCTTTTGAAACAGCCGCAATTCTCACCGCTTAAAACCGAAGAACAAGTTTGTGTGATCTTCGCTGGTGTGAACGGCTATCTTGATAAGCTTGCTGTTAATCAGGTCGGTAAATTTGAACAAGGTTTATTAGCCTTGCTTCGTACCGAGCACAAGGATATCCTTGAAGGCATTCGCGATCAAAAACAGGTAACTGATGAGCTTAAAGGCAAGCTTGTCGAATTGCTTGGCAATTATGCAAAGAACTTTGCTTAA
- a CDS encoding F0F1 ATP synthase subunit epsilon — MADTFQFELVAPEKLLLSEQALEVQLPGSEGYLTVMANHAPTMTRLMPGVVRVKIAGKDEKAFVVFGGFADITPQSCAILAEAAHPLEAFDPAELEERIAAAKAELDGATNDDHRNRAEDFLYELTTVRGVLTMA, encoded by the coding sequence ATGGCCGATACCTTTCAATTTGAACTCGTTGCACCTGAAAAGCTTCTTCTTTCAGAACAAGCGCTTGAAGTTCAGCTTCCTGGCAGTGAAGGTTATTTGACAGTAATGGCCAATCATGCGCCAACAATGACCCGTCTCATGCCCGGCGTTGTACGTGTAAAAATTGCTGGCAAGGACGAAAAGGCTTTTGTGGTATTTGGCGGTTTTGCCGATATTACTCCGCAATCTTGCGCAATTTTGGCGGAAGCTGCTCATCCTTTGGAAGCTTTTGATCCAGCAGAGCTTGAAGAGCGTATCGCTGCTGCTAAGGCTGAACTTGATGGTGCTACCAATGATGATCACCGTAACCGCGCTGAAGATTTCTTATATGAATTAACCACCGTGCGCGGCGTTCTTACTATGGCTTAA
- a CDS encoding UPF0262 family protein — MSEFNENARLIGIEFDETISRSTPEVEHEREVAVFDLIEENQFFPSGDDIGGPYNLKLSLIEKRLVFDISRSDGTWVTTHILSLTPFRRIVKDYFLICESYYEAIRLAAPSKIEAIDMGRRGLHNEGSQTLLDRLSGKIDMDFKTARRLFTLLCVLHWRG, encoded by the coding sequence ATGAGTGAATTTAATGAAAATGCGCGGTTGATTGGTATTGAATTTGACGAGACCATTAGCCGCTCCACTCCAGAGGTTGAACATGAGCGCGAAGTAGCTGTTTTCGATCTTATTGAGGAAAACCAGTTTTTTCCCTCTGGCGATGACATTGGCGGGCCCTATAATCTTAAACTGTCCTTAATTGAAAAACGCCTTGTCTTTGACATTTCACGCAGTGACGGAACATGGGTTACCACCCATATTTTGTCACTCACACCATTTAGGCGCATAGTCAAAGACTATTTTTTGATATGTGAATCCTATTATGAAGCCATTCGCCTTGCCGCTCCGAGCAAAATTGAAGCGATTGATATGGGGCGGCGCGGCTTGCATAATGAGGGATCACAAACCCTGCTAGATCGGTTAAGCGGTAAAATAGATATGGACTTTAAAACCGCACGCCGACTTTTTACACTTTTATGCGTTTTACATTGGCGGGGTTGA